A region of the Arachis hypogaea cultivar Tifrunner chromosome 15, arahy.Tifrunner.gnm2.J5K5, whole genome shotgun sequence genome:
CGAACCTTTTTCTaagtattttataaataaattaggcTATTAAATGGTTTTTTTAcgtcttttattataattattacccTTATACAGTTATACTCTTAAAGGGTACGTTACTTATCTCAATCTTTATTTAAATTCTtcttatatcttttttttaaatattacacTTAAATATTacgtttaattttaatattttaatttaatcaataagTTTTAACTAATTATATTGTAACTTACCAACATTTAGTTAATTATCTTAGTTCCTCAATATTTTAATTAACTCTATTTTATCTCtgtgattttattaaattatactcttttcttaattattttttatgccccattttttattttattattcacaaagtgaaaaaaaaatgtttaatgcGTCCTAGGCGCCAAACGCCCGTTTTTGGTGCCCAGAATTTTCGAGTATTTAATCATTGGACTAAGTTAAATCAGCAAGAGACTTagcaatattttttaagtttagtaaAAGacacaaatttaatattaattttcgaaattattaggctTATATTAtagtttgttttgttgttagGATTTGTTAGAAAATTTGATTTAGTTCTTGTttatttagtagtatttttaagaattttaaatttaaattaaatctgatataatctaataagatcaaatccgatttaaattagttattatatatttataattttaaatttaaatcaaatttgatctaatctaatatgatcaaatcttatttaaattaagttatcttatctttaaaagatttaaattaaattatcttattttatcttttaggcTAGTCTATTAGAGGTCTATTTAAATATTTTGAGACCATTTAGTGAATAAAATTCGTCAGTTGCTTTATACGCAtttttattgtgtgattaagtgaggtgagtgatttgcttatGAAAAAGATTGAAAGATCTAACACTAAGGTAATTATATTAGTATCCTTTTAATTTCCAttcctctaatttttttttttttgtgactttttaTCCCTCTAATCTAGATTGTTAAGAATAGATTCTTTGAATGTCGAAAAACTTGTAAGTAACTTAAGTTACtaagaacaatttttttaaaagtttaaaaaaattctttatctATCTTTTTATGTTTCTGTTATATTTTTGTGTggtctttttcttatcttttatcatTGCTTGTACCTCAGACATGGGTGATACTGATGGATGGGCACACATTGATGAAGATTTGTTGCTAGAAATTTCAACACGGTTTTTTTCATACGATGATTATATCCAACTTGGATTGGTTTGCAAAGAATGGAGGTTGAAACTTCCAAAGATTCCCAATGCCAACAATGTTCCGTGGCTGCTAATACCTGAAGAAACAGAGAAGAATTCTTATGAAGACGAGGAGATCGTGCAATTACCTGTTGCAGGTCAAGAAATTCTTGATACTCACGGCCTTAAAGAGCGGGGAATCTACCATGTCATGCTGCCAAACATGCAGATGCAGAACTATGTCATCCGTGGTTCTTCTCATGGATGGTTAATTATGGTATCCTTATCTGAAGGTACCGTGCTACTGTTAAATCCATTTACAAATGTTGAGTTTAGTCTTCCTCACATCTCAACTTTTCCTAATGTAATTAAGTACGAGCCTGATAATCATGGAGACGAATACACTCTGTTGGATTTTCAAGACAGAAGTGAAACTTTTGATTGCGATTCGGCTCATAAAATTCAACTTTTGAAGGTTGTTATAAATTCACCTCCTGACTGCAACAATCATAATTTTATGGCGGCTGCCATATATGGATTTCAACGTCGATTAGCCTTTTACAAGCCTAATGATATGAGATGGGTAGAGTTTCCAACTAGAAATACCGAGTTTGAAGATGTTATATTTTTTGGAGAGAAGATATATGCAGTAAACCATGCTGGCCAGTTATATGAATTTGATACAAACACAAAATCAGGGCGGCTTGAGGGAGGAATCCATGAAGTCAGACCTCCATCTCGAGTTGACACAAGCACTTTAACGATTAAATATCTGATTGGATGTGCCAATGGAAGTTTATTAATGTTGGTAAGACATTTTCGCACTCCTTTGAATAGAAGACGCTATGATGAAACTTACAAATTCGACATCTATGAACTGaaaaaagatggaaaaaaatGGTCAAGAGTTTATAATTTGGATGATTACATACTAATGATCGGATTTACTTCTTCTGTTCAAATACCGGCATCTTATCCAAAGACAGGAAATCAGATATTCTTCTCCGATAACATGATAGAGAAATCAATTGACTATGCTGTTGCTCAAGATCTTGGCGTCTTTAGTTTGGAAAACAGACGTTTTTATAGACTATTGTTAGATATGAAGTTTTTTTGTCCTCCCCTTTGGTTGCTACCCTAATTCAAAGCTCTCAGCTTTTATCCCTGGATTTTAATATATTCTTTTTCCAAGTCTTtgtttagattatttactatttattttaaatacttgttCTTCAAACCAT
Encoded here:
- the LOC112751720 gene encoding F-box protein SKIP23: MRNQINLIPVEVWNPPALVSDLSAPSLSALGSLSPSPSRPHLVTPTSLPSPRYFVASPLTSSLSVSHGHGLTSSLFQSLTSSSSSRSRNPALRSLRWRQKAHRRQKSSSISASAPSGQSGGGGRLLGRGLGTSYPDMGDTDGWAHIDEDLLLEISTRFFSYDDYIQLGLVCKEWRLKLPKIPNANNVPWLLIPEETEKNSYEDEEIVQLPVAGQEILDTHGLKERGIYHVMLPNMQMQNYVIRGSSHGWLIMVSLSEGTVLLLNPFTNVEFSLPHISTFPNVIKYEPDNHGDEYTLLDFQDRSETFDCDSAHKIQLLKVVINSPPDCNNHNFMAAAIYGFQRRLAFYKPNDMRWVEFPTRNTEFEDVIFFGEKIYAVNHAGQLYEFDTNTKSGRLEGGIHEVRPPSRVDTSTLTIKYLIGCANGSLLMLVRHFRTPLNRRRYDETYKFDIYELKKDGKKWSRVYNLDDYILMIGFTSSVQIPASYPKTGNQIFFSDNMIEKSIDYAVAQDLGVFSLENRRFYRLLLDMKFFCPPLWLLP